A section of the Acuticoccus sp. I52.16.1 genome encodes:
- a CDS encoding GntR family transcriptional regulator produces MLDRDSPLLPGAAPPKPGAKRSFAEERLREAVITCEIMPGTKVSEARLVSLYGLNRAGVRASLMRLEAGGLVEAMPRHGWRVRPVSGAYIGEVVAARRTLEPAVATVRHDPAQLDRLDNLAQVAAVLAERQEPGARSSLRSYEREFLGILAAPLGDLRRRWLHEAWDHSERLIRFFEAGSDRRAGAPGRAPLVAALRAADPAAVTAALGQALYSFEAFVLAALTEQDVEIRRTPPKTTPATDTAAAGRGLAPAPSPRNTNPRRGSLEWTGDKD; encoded by the coding sequence ATGCTCGATCGGGATTCACCCCTCCTCCCCGGCGCGGCCCCGCCCAAACCCGGCGCCAAACGCAGCTTCGCCGAGGAGCGCCTGCGCGAAGCCGTCATCACCTGCGAGATCATGCCGGGGACGAAGGTGTCCGAGGCCCGCCTCGTCAGCCTCTACGGGCTCAACCGGGCGGGGGTGCGCGCGTCGCTGATGCGGCTGGAGGCGGGCGGTCTCGTCGAAGCGATGCCCCGGCACGGCTGGCGCGTGCGCCCGGTCTCCGGCGCCTATATCGGCGAGGTGGTCGCCGCCCGCCGGACGCTGGAGCCGGCCGTCGCCACAGTGCGGCACGACCCGGCCCAACTCGACCGGCTCGACAATCTCGCCCAGGTCGCCGCCGTGCTGGCCGAGCGGCAGGAGCCGGGCGCGCGGTCCAGTCTGCGCAGCTACGAACGGGAATTCCTCGGCATCCTCGCCGCGCCGCTCGGCGACCTGCGGCGCCGCTGGCTGCACGAGGCGTGGGACCACAGCGAACGCCTGATCCGCTTCTTCGAGGCGGGCTCGGATCGCCGCGCCGGGGCGCCCGGCCGGGCCCCCCTCGTCGCCGCGCTGCGGGCCGCCGATCCGGCCGCCGTCACCGCCGCCCTCGGCCAGGCGCTCTACTCTTTCGAGGCCTTCGTCCTCGCCGCCCTCACCGAGCAGGACGTCGAAATCCGCCGCACGCCTCCGAAGACGACGCCGGCCACGGATACCGCCGCCGCCGGACGAGGCCTCGCGCCAGCACCGTCCCCGCGTAACACAAACCCCAGAAGAGGATCGCTCGAATGGACTGGAGACAAGGACTAG
- a CDS encoding ABC transporter substrate-binding protein, which yields MDWRQGLVAAALSVAAGLAVAPPAMAQTKDTLTIDLVNEPSSLDPQGQWNPDSYYVYRNVFDNMVTRDNDGTIVPQVATEWEQVSDTEVKFTLRDDIVFHDGEPLTAEDVVYTIERITDPEFASPQLGQFNKIVKAEATGEHEVVLTTDGPYPVLLPQLVKLSIIPKHVVEEVGDDAFNAGPVGSGPYAFDTWQRGVSVTLKRNDDYWGDKGAFGTVVFRAVPDGATRLADLQSGAADVVVTLDSDQAKQLESYPNAKPLIVQTERVGYFALNSTKPPLDDPKMRLAIALAIDKEGIVEGILQGGEKVVGELVAPASFGYVGEVEAFPYDPEQAKALIAEVGDVAQTPMKLATSPVFDQKIVQAIQQMLTDVGLDVEIEMTDMATWLKNQQVSNEEAPMLTFSRWSCACQDADGIMFSLLHSSSNWSRYSDPEIDALLEKGRSALEDGDRLEAYGKLHELVKEDVPIIPLYQAAIIYGGAAGLDWQPTANESMFLNRMSWSE from the coding sequence ATGGACTGGAGACAAGGACTAGTCGCCGCGGCGCTCAGCGTCGCCGCCGGCCTCGCCGTCGCGCCGCCCGCGATGGCGCAGACGAAGGACACCCTCACCATCGACCTCGTCAACGAGCCTTCGTCGCTCGATCCGCAAGGTCAGTGGAACCCGGACAGCTACTACGTCTACCGCAACGTCTTCGACAACATGGTCACCCGCGACAACGACGGGACCATCGTGCCGCAGGTCGCCACCGAGTGGGAGCAGGTCTCCGACACCGAGGTGAAGTTCACCCTGCGCGACGACATCGTCTTCCACGACGGCGAGCCGCTGACCGCCGAGGACGTCGTCTACACCATCGAGCGGATCACCGATCCGGAGTTCGCCAGCCCGCAACTCGGCCAGTTCAACAAGATCGTGAAGGCCGAGGCGACGGGCGAGCACGAGGTCGTCCTCACCACCGACGGTCCCTATCCGGTCCTCCTGCCGCAGCTCGTGAAACTCTCCATCATCCCGAAGCACGTGGTGGAAGAGGTCGGCGACGACGCTTTCAACGCCGGCCCCGTCGGCAGCGGCCCCTACGCGTTCGACACGTGGCAGCGCGGCGTCTCGGTGACGCTGAAGCGCAACGACGACTATTGGGGCGACAAGGGTGCCTTCGGGACGGTCGTCTTCCGCGCCGTGCCGGACGGGGCGACGCGCCTCGCCGACCTGCAGTCGGGCGCGGCCGACGTGGTGGTGACGCTCGACAGCGACCAGGCCAAGCAGCTCGAGAGCTACCCCAACGCCAAGCCGCTGATCGTGCAGACCGAACGTGTCGGTTACTTCGCGCTCAACTCCACCAAGCCGCCGCTGGACGACCCGAAGATGCGCCTCGCCATCGCGCTGGCGATCGACAAGGAAGGCATCGTCGAGGGCATCCTGCAAGGCGGCGAGAAGGTGGTCGGCGAGCTGGTCGCCCCGGCGAGCTTCGGCTACGTCGGCGAGGTCGAGGCGTTCCCCTACGACCCGGAGCAGGCCAAAGCGCTGATTGCCGAGGTGGGCGACGTCGCCCAGACGCCGATGAAGCTCGCCACCTCGCCCGTCTTCGACCAGAAGATCGTCCAGGCGATCCAGCAGATGCTGACCGACGTCGGCCTCGACGTCGAGATCGAGATGACCGACATGGCCACCTGGCTGAAGAACCAGCAGGTTTCCAACGAGGAGGCGCCGATGCTGACCTTCTCGCGTTGGTCGTGCGCCTGCCAGGACGCCGACGGCATCATGTTCTCGCTGCTGCACTCGTCGTCCAACTGGTCGCGCTACAGCGATCCGGAGATCGACGCGCTGCTCGAGAAGGGTCGCTCGGCGCTCGAGGATGGCGACCGGCTGGAGGCCTATGGCAAGCTGCATGAGCTGGTGAAGGAAGACGTGCCGATCATCCCGCTCTACCAGGCGGCGATCATCTACGGCGGGGCCGCCGGGCTCGACTGGCAGCCGACCGCCAACGAGAGCATGTTCCTCAACCGCATGAGCTGGTCCGAATAG